The following are encoded together in the Adhaeribacter arboris genome:
- a CDS encoding PQQ-dependent sugar dehydrogenase: MRKFPLNLCSILFALAFTACNSNQKTESITNTDSAASSDSTAATATSAENDTLPKPFATPPTAKNSKVIGWPAGKTPTAPAGFTVTKFAEKLRNPRWIYVAPNGDILVAESSTEESIFKKVQNVGTGKSTKVNTGGSANRITLFRDTNQDGKPEVHTTFLEDLHQPLGMLVLNDAFYVANTDGLWKYPYKTGQDHITGEGKKILDLPAGGYNNHWTRNIVANADGSKIYISVGSGSNVAENGLDNEKRRANILEINPDGSGERVFGSGLRNPVGMDWAPGTKTLYTVVNERDNLGDDLVPDYLTSVREGGFYGWPFAYWGPHPDPRMEKEQQPEMVKKTLVPDVPLGSHTASLGLTFYDGKLFPEKYRNGAFVGQHGSWNRSKFAGYKVVYVPFKDGKPAGKPESFLTGFIADADKSEVYGRPVGLAVLPSGALLVADDAANTLWQVRPK, translated from the coding sequence ATGAGAAAATTTCCGTTAAACCTTTGTAGTATTTTGTTTGCTCTTGCTTTTACCGCTTGCAATTCTAACCAGAAAACCGAATCCATTACCAATACCGACTCTGCTGCTTCCAGCGATAGTACTGCGGCCACTGCCACCAGCGCTGAAAACGACACCTTGCCTAAGCCGTTTGCCACGCCTCCTACGGCTAAAAACAGTAAAGTAATTGGTTGGCCTGCGGGTAAAACACCCACAGCTCCGGCTGGTTTTACGGTTACTAAATTTGCCGAAAAATTGCGCAATCCCCGCTGGATTTACGTGGCCCCCAACGGCGATATTTTAGTAGCGGAATCCAGTACCGAAGAAAGTATTTTTAAAAAAGTGCAAAATGTGGGCACCGGCAAAAGTACCAAGGTAAATACCGGCGGTAGCGCTAACCGTATTACCTTATTCCGGGATACGAACCAAGACGGCAAGCCAGAAGTGCATACTACTTTTCTGGAAGACCTGCACCAGCCCTTAGGCATGCTGGTTTTGAACGATGCTTTTTACGTAGCAAATACCGACGGCCTCTGGAAATATCCTTATAAAACCGGGCAAGACCACATCACCGGTGAGGGTAAGAAAATCCTGGACCTACCCGCCGGCGGATACAATAATCACTGGACCCGTAACATAGTGGCGAATGCCGATGGCTCGAAGATTTATATTTCGGTAGGATCGGGCAGTAATGTGGCCGAAAACGGCTTGGATAACGAAAAACGGCGCGCTAATATTCTGGAAATAAACCCGGATGGCTCTGGGGAACGGGTTTTCGGCAGCGGTTTGCGTAACCCCGTAGGTATGGACTGGGCGCCGGGTACCAAAACCTTATACACCGTAGTAAACGAACGTGATAACCTAGGCGATGATTTGGTACCCGATTATTTAACCAGCGTGCGCGAAGGCGGCTTTTACGGTTGGCCATTTGCCTACTGGGGCCCGCACCCGGACCCTCGCATGGAAAAAGAACAACAACCCGAAATGGTGAAAAAAACGTTGGTGCCTGATGTTCCGCTGGGCTCCCATACGGCTAGCTTAGGCCTTACTTTTTACGACGGTAAACTATTTCCGGAGAAGTACCGCAACGGGGCCTTTGTGGGTCAGCATGGTTCCTGGAACCGTTCTAAATTTGCCGGTTATAAAGTTGTTTATGTTCCGTTTAAAGATGGAAAACCTGCCGGTAAGCCCGAAAGCTTTTTAACCGGCTTTATTGCCGATGCGGATAAAAGCGAAGTATATGGCCGACCAGTAGGTTTAGCGGTTCTGCCAAGCGGAGCTTTATTAGTAGCCGATGACGCCGCCAACACCCTGTGGCAAGTTCGTCCGAAATAA
- a CDS encoding 3-keto-disaccharide hydrolase, whose amino-acid sequence MQIKKILILLLSNLLISPAWAQIPAGFKSIFNGKNLQGWHISRTTHQGTTPDVRVEKGTIVLRQNPYGQGGVLLSYKKFKNFELYLEARIDSFTNGGIFIRSSESGIAYQIELDEAAGSTGNLLGERMPVGREAKTNGRNKVWRANDWNSFRIRMVGEVPRITLWINNVEMWDITQPKNDFMAGATKGMIGFQSHWTALYSSTVVGWNILDSWAPGAMHRFRNIAIKELPDNLKE is encoded by the coding sequence ATGCAAATAAAAAAAATTCTGATTCTACTTCTTTCTAATCTATTAATTTCTCCGGCTTGGGCGCAAATACCGGCTGGATTTAAATCTATTTTTAACGGGAAAAACTTGCAAGGCTGGCACATTAGCCGCACCACCCACCAGGGTACCACCCCTGATGTGCGGGTTGAGAAGGGTACTATTGTACTCCGACAGAATCCTTACGGGCAGGGAGGAGTGCTGTTGAGCTACAAAAAATTTAAAAATTTTGAGCTTTATCTCGAAGCCAGAATAGATTCTTTCACCAACGGTGGTATTTTTATCCGATCTTCCGAAAGCGGCATTGCTTACCAGATTGAGTTGGACGAAGCTGCCGGCAGTACCGGTAACTTGCTCGGCGAACGCATGCCGGTAGGCCGGGAAGCCAAAACAAATGGCCGGAACAAAGTTTGGCGAGCCAACGATTGGAATTCTTTCCGGATCAGGATGGTAGGCGAGGTGCCGCGTATTACTTTATGGATAAACAACGTGGAAATGTGGGACATAACTCAACCTAAAAACGATTTTATGGCCGGCGCTACCAAAGGTATGATTGGTTTTCAATCTCATTGGACGGCTTTGTATTCGTCCACGGTTGTAGGCTGGAATATTCTGGATTCCTGGGCCCCTGGCGCTATGCACCGTTTCCGTAATATCGCCATAAAAGAGTTGCCGGATAATTTAAAAGAATGA
- a CDS encoding formylglycine-generating enzyme family protein, whose protein sequence is MAQPATFTNKFGMEFVLVKPGSMVVGKFQPGVGEPPKEKLDRPTLPPSAYKTAAAMAQKSARPGFTVNLNQPYYIGKFEVTQEQWQKIMGSNPALFQKNKVKDNAAKHPVENITWEEAQAFVKKLNAQDKQHTYRLPTEFEWEYAARAGATEDIPWSEINEVAVLGGTTTSPIGQKKPNSWGIYDMLGNVWEWVQDYYNEKIFADPVPPRTGKEHVLKGASFTGDVKNATYLTHAAGPGNGFDIGVRLVMKANK, encoded by the coding sequence TTGGCTCAACCCGCCACCTTCACCAATAAGTTCGGGATGGAGTTCGTGCTAGTAAAACCGGGCAGTATGGTGGTGGGGAAGTTTCAGCCGGGAGTAGGAGAGCCGCCCAAAGAGAAACTAGACCGACCAACTTTACCCCCGAGCGCTTACAAAACTGCCGCTGCAATGGCGCAAAAATCGGCTAGACCGGGTTTTACGGTGAACCTGAATCAGCCTTATTACATTGGTAAATTCGAAGTAACCCAGGAACAATGGCAAAAAATTATGGGCAGCAATCCGGCTTTATTTCAAAAAAATAAGGTGAAAGATAACGCCGCTAAACACCCCGTCGAAAATATAACCTGGGAGGAGGCACAAGCTTTTGTGAAAAAATTAAATGCACAAGATAAACAACACACTTACCGCTTACCTACCGAATTTGAATGGGAGTACGCCGCCCGAGCCGGTGCCACAGAAGACATTCCTTGGTCCGAAATAAACGAAGTAGCCGTTTTGGGTGGTACAACAACCAGCCCGATTGGACAGAAAAAGCCGAATTCCTGGGGTATTTACGACATGTTGGGCAACGTATGGGAATGGGTGCAGGATTATTATAACGAAAAAATATTTGCCGATCCGGTACCGCCCCGTACCGGTAAAGAACACGTTTTAAAAGGCGCTTCTTTCACCGGCGACGTAAAAAATGCCACGTACCTGACCCATGCCGCTGGCCCTGGGAATGGTTTTGATATCGGTGTTAGGCTAGTGATGAAAGCAAACAAGTGA
- a CDS encoding glycerol-3-phosphate dehydrogenase/oxidase, whose product MLEQSDFTKSTSSKSTKLVHGGVRYLAQGDIKLVREASLERGLLCRNAPHLVKNQTFIIPSYSWWERPWFTIGLKLYDLLAGKLSLGPSVAISAKETIAYIPTIKTQKLRGGVLYHDGQFDDSRLAINVLQTVFEQGGYAINYLLVTNLLKDEKGKLIGLQAYDAENNQPYTIRGKIILNATGVFTDQILKMDNPGNATSIRPSQGVHLVLDKEFLPGDHALMVPKTDDGRVLFLVPWHGKVIVGTTDTPITESSLEPRALESEIDFILTTAGRYLTRPPQRADVRSVFAGLRPLAAVNGNSQRTKEVSRSHKIMVAPSGLVSILGGKWTTFRKMAEEVMDVVETTANWPPKPSVTRELKVHGAATPDPLNILSNYGTDATRIQALIAERPELEEYLSSHLKIIKAQVIWAVREEMARTVEDVLARRARALLLDARESIRLAPETARLMAQELGYSEKWQQQQVQQFTQVAQGYLLT is encoded by the coding sequence TTGCTCGAGCAATCGGATTTTACCAAGTCTACTTCCAGTAAAAGTACTAAACTGGTGCACGGTGGGGTACGTTACCTGGCGCAAGGTGATATTAAACTAGTACGGGAGGCAAGTTTAGAACGGGGGTTACTTTGCCGCAATGCGCCCCATCTGGTCAAAAATCAAACTTTTATTATTCCGAGCTATAGTTGGTGGGAGCGTCCTTGGTTTACCATAGGTTTAAAATTATACGATTTACTAGCTGGCAAGCTCAGTCTGGGCCCATCGGTGGCCATTTCTGCTAAAGAAACTATTGCCTATATACCTACCATTAAAACGCAAAAACTACGGGGGGGTGTACTATACCACGACGGGCAATTTGACGATTCAAGACTGGCGATTAATGTCCTACAAACTGTTTTTGAACAAGGTGGTTACGCTATCAATTACCTGCTGGTAACAAATTTGCTAAAAGATGAAAAAGGTAAATTAATCGGGTTGCAGGCTTACGATGCAGAAAATAACCAGCCGTATACGATACGCGGTAAAATAATTTTAAATGCTACCGGCGTTTTTACCGACCAAATCCTGAAAATGGACAATCCGGGTAATGCAACTTCTATTCGCCCGAGCCAAGGCGTGCATTTGGTATTAGATAAAGAGTTTTTACCCGGCGACCACGCGCTTATGGTTCCCAAAACGGACGATGGCCGGGTCTTGTTTTTAGTACCCTGGCACGGCAAAGTGATTGTGGGTACTACCGATACGCCTATTACCGAATCTTCCCTGGAACCACGGGCCTTGGAAAGTGAAATTGATTTTATTTTAACTACCGCCGGACGCTATTTAACCCGACCTCCGCAAAGGGCGGATGTACGCAGTGTATTTGCCGGCTTACGCCCGCTAGCCGCAGTAAACGGGAATTCTCAACGCACCAAAGAAGTATCGCGCAGTCATAAAATTATGGTTGCCCCATCCGGATTAGTATCTATCTTAGGCGGCAAATGGACTACTTTCCGGAAAATGGCCGAAGAGGTAATGGACGTGGTAGAAACAACCGCCAACTGGCCACCTAAACCTTCGGTAACCCGGGAGTTAAAAGTACACGGGGCTGCTACTCCCGATCCTTTGAATATATTAAGTAATTATGGCACCGATGCGACTCGTATTCAGGCATTAATAGCCGAGCGGCCGGAATTAGAAGAATATCTAAGCAGTCATTTAAAAATTATAAAAGCGCAAGTAATTTGGGCGGTACGCGAAGAAATGGCCCGCACCGTAGAAGATGTGCTCGCCCGCCGAGCACGGGCCTTGTTGTTAGATGCCCGCGAAAGCATACGGTTAGCGCCCGAAACGGCTCGCTTAATGGCGCAGGAACTAGGCTATTCTGAAAAATGGCAACAGCAGCAAGTACAACAATTTACGCAGGTAGCACAAGGTTATTTATTAACATAA
- a CDS encoding glucoamylase family protein, protein MKNVLLILIGLVLTPGLLQAQKTKFQKNTNVFDSSRPKNLSDEQLLDLVQKQTFAYFWDFAHPISGMARERSNQSFDYGDEVVTTGGTGFGLMGIIVAAERGWITRQQAAERTLKIVNFLWKADQFHGVFPHWLDGATGKVIRFSPKDDGGDLVETSFLFQGLICARQYFTQNNPTESQLRNKILWMWEGVEWNWHTQGGQNVLYWHWSPNNGWSMNHQIRGWNECLITYVLAASSPKFAIDPNVYHQGWTNSNFFRNDRDFFKIKLPLGFDYGGPLFFSHYSFLGLNPKGLKDQYADYWQQNVNHTLINRAYCLQNPKKFKGYGPNCWGLTASDNHQGYGAHSPAEDLGVITPTAALSAFPYTPEYSMQALKHFYNDLGDKIWSKYGFVDAFNETENWYAQSHLAIDQGPIIVMIENYRTGLIWKLFMSSPDVQQGLKKLGFQSPELK, encoded by the coding sequence ATGAAAAACGTTCTTCTTATTTTAATCGGCCTTGTTCTAACGCCCGGATTACTGCAGGCACAAAAAACGAAGTTCCAAAAAAACACGAATGTTTTTGATAGTTCGCGACCTAAAAACCTGTCGGACGAGCAGTTGCTGGACTTGGTGCAAAAACAAACGTTTGCTTATTTCTGGGATTTTGCCCACCCAATTAGCGGCATGGCTCGCGAACGCAGCAACCAATCTTTTGATTACGGCGACGAAGTGGTAACTACTGGGGGTACCGGGTTTGGCTTAATGGGTATTATTGTGGCCGCCGAGCGGGGCTGGATTACGCGCCAGCAAGCCGCCGAGCGCACGTTAAAAATTGTCAACTTTCTTTGGAAAGCCGATCAGTTTCACGGCGTGTTTCCGCATTGGCTCGATGGGGCTACCGGCAAAGTTATTCGGTTTAGCCCGAAGGATGACGGGGGTGATTTGGTAGAAACGTCGTTTTTGTTTCAAGGTCTGATTTGTGCCCGGCAATATTTCACCCAGAACAATCCTACCGAAAGCCAGCTGCGTAACAAAATATTGTGGATGTGGGAAGGCGTGGAATGGAACTGGCACACCCAGGGCGGCCAAAATGTATTGTACTGGCACTGGAGCCCCAATAATGGCTGGAGCATGAACCACCAGATCCGGGGCTGGAACGAATGTTTGATTACCTACGTGTTAGCGGCCTCTTCGCCTAAATTTGCCATTGATCCCAACGTTTACCACCAGGGCTGGACCAACAGTAATTTTTTTCGCAACGACCGGGATTTTTTTAAAATAAAGCTGCCTTTAGGGTTTGATTACGGCGGACCTTTGTTTTTTTCGCATTATTCGTTTTTAGGGCTCAACCCGAAAGGTTTAAAAGACCAGTACGCCGATTACTGGCAGCAAAATGTAAATCATACCTTAATTAACCGGGCTTATTGCCTCCAAAATCCGAAAAAGTTTAAAGGCTACGGACCCAACTGCTGGGGTTTAACCGCCAGCGATAACCACCAAGGTTACGGTGCGCATTCCCCCGCCGAAGATTTAGGCGTAATCACTCCTACTGCGGCCCTTTCTGCCTTCCCGTACACACCGGAGTATTCCATGCAAGCGCTAAAACATTTTTATAACGATCTGGGAGATAAAATCTGGAGCAAATACGGCTTTGTGGATGCTTTTAACGAAACCGAAAACTGGTACGCCCAATCGCACCTCGCCATCGATCAGGGACCCATTATCGTGATGATTGAAAATTACCGTACCGGTTTAATCTGGAAGCTATTTATGAGTTCGCCGGATGTGCAGCAAGGTTTGAAAAAGTTAGGTTTTCAAAGCCCGGAGTTAAAGTAG
- a CDS encoding glucoamylase family protein, whose product MIYSRLLYLLILITFISCKAEEENPTPPVITPDVIPITPDKEILDKVQQATLQYFWEYGHPVSGMARERSGSGDLVTSGGTGFGISAIIVGVNRSWITRSEAVERLTKMCDFLNSADRFHGAWSHWLDGSTGKVIAFSSKDNGGDLVETSFLINGLLTARAYFNNADAKETELRSKITQLWETVEWNWYASRGDNLLYWHWSPDYNWEMNMPIRGWNECLITYILALSSPTYAISPTVYQNTFHSPGFTNGLPSEGYTLNIGPGFGGPLFFAHYSFLSLDPRQMQDQYTFYWEQNVKHTLIDRAYCLYEAPKAYGYHTSLWGLTASDDPDGYKAHQPTDDNGTIAPTAAISSMPYTPYYSMQVLRHLYTTLGKQLYGKYGFYDAYNRSKGWVAKDYLAIDQGPIIIMIENYRSRLLWELFTKIPEVQNGLLIANIQQPKPETGFYLAIPEIRSGLYDLLKHPDQNKYPLDVAIQTAGSFTLNLEKEDGTVAENIWPQEPKAPGLYPVTFGENVPPGKYTLHLGSAAGEKKLAVYLH is encoded by the coding sequence ATGATCTACTCTCGCCTGCTTTACCTTTTAATACTTATTACCTTCATTTCCTGTAAGGCAGAAGAAGAAAATCCTACTCCGCCGGTAATCACGCCCGATGTAATCCCAATTACGCCCGACAAAGAAATTTTAGATAAGGTTCAGCAAGCTACTCTCCAATATTTCTGGGAATATGGCCATCCTGTTTCGGGTATGGCCCGGGAACGTTCCGGTTCCGGCGATTTAGTTACTAGTGGCGGCACTGGCTTTGGGATTTCGGCTATTATTGTGGGCGTAAACCGCAGTTGGATTACCCGGTCGGAGGCCGTTGAGCGTCTTACCAAAATGTGCGATTTCTTAAATTCGGCAGATAGGTTTCACGGGGCCTGGAGTCATTGGCTCGATGGGAGTACCGGTAAAGTAATTGCATTTAGCTCGAAAGATAACGGCGGCGATTTGGTAGAAACTTCTTTCCTGATAAATGGCTTGTTAACGGCCCGGGCTTATTTTAATAATGCCGATGCCAAAGAAACTGAATTACGCAGTAAAATAACCCAATTGTGGGAAACCGTAGAATGGAATTGGTACGCCTCGCGCGGAGATAATCTTTTATACTGGCACTGGAGTCCGGATTATAATTGGGAAATGAATATGCCCATCCGGGGCTGGAACGAATGCCTGATTACCTATATTCTAGCTTTAAGTTCTCCCACGTATGCCATCTCGCCGACAGTTTATCAGAATACTTTTCACTCACCGGGTTTTACCAATGGATTGCCTTCTGAGGGATATACTCTTAACATTGGTCCTGGCTTCGGCGGCCCCTTATTTTTCGCCCATTATTCTTTTTTGAGTCTGGATCCCCGCCAAATGCAAGACCAGTACACCTTTTACTGGGAACAAAACGTGAAACATACCCTCATTGACCGCGCTTATTGCTTGTACGAAGCCCCCAAAGCTTACGGCTATCATACCAGTTTATGGGGACTTACTGCTTCTGATGATCCGGATGGCTACAAAGCGCATCAGCCAACCGACGATAATGGCACCATAGCTCCCACGGCAGCTATTAGTTCCATGCCTTATACACCTTATTACTCCATGCAGGTGCTGCGACATTTGTATACTACTTTAGGTAAACAGCTTTATGGCAAATACGGCTTTTACGATGCTTATAACCGATCGAAAGGTTGGGTGGCTAAAGATTATCTGGCCATTGACCAAGGACCTATTATTATAATGATCGAAAATTACCGTAGTAGGTTACTTTGGGAATTATTTACTAAAATACCCGAAGTGCAGAATGGTTTACTAATAGCCAACATTCAACAACCCAAACCGGAAACGGGTTTTTACTTGGCCATACCCGAAATTAGATCTGGTTTATACGATTTACTAAAACACCCTGACCAAAATAAATACCCGTTAGATGTAGCCATACAAACAGCCGGAAGCTTTACCTTAAACTTGGAAAAGGAAGATGGTACCGTAGCGGAAAATATCTGGCCGCAAGAGCCCAAAGCGCCTGGCTTGTACCCGGTAACATTCGGCGAAAATGTACCGCCTGGGAAATATACTTTGCACTTAGGCAGCGCAGCTGGGGAGAAGAAATTAGCCGTTTACTTGCATTAA
- a CDS encoding DUF7133 domain-containing protein, which yields MIAASLLASACSSAKKESVAQTQTAAEPPFERVVVDKDPPVAPLSPEESMKKVQLPPGYSLDLVASEPMVQEPVAMAWDGNGRLYVAEMNTYMKDAVGTGEYERTSRIKRLEDTNGDGKMDKYTIFIDSLLLPRVVLPVGDQLLVQETNVQHIWSYRDTNNDGKADEKKIVFRNDVQDVRNLEHQNGGLLWNLDNWIYPTRDNLRYKYQNGKLIADTLVDNMIGQWGLTADNYGRLFYSEAGPGLPAVQIQQMPAYGALNFKDQYTPEFAIPWPIIGTVDAQGGKEALRSEDNTLNHFTSGCGQSIFRGDRLPADMQGDYFIPEPVGRVIKRGKVTNKEGKIYIKDAYEKKDWLASADMNFRPINTNTGPDGCFYLVDMYHGIIQESEWSGPGSYLGGVIAEKGLDKNRGMGRIYRVVHKDFKPDNRRPNMLNEPSSQLVKYLNHPNGWWRDNAQILLIVRNDQSVIPALKKMTSAQEQPNHLARIHALWTLEGLNAIDKVTLFQALADEEPQVRKTAVWISENFLAKNDPEVIQKLSTLKNDPSADVRIQLALSLRTNKSEAAQATVKDLIAANPNNELLQYSNTTFVETQKALAAEKARSKNLSPADRQLVSKGAVIFKQLCASCHGPDGKGRSLGGGEMPAPPLAGSPRVKGDKVLLTQLLLNGLRGPVDGKTYPDIMPAMGHNDDEWIASVLSYVRNSGEIGNNASVVTAEEVKNVRANTPKIPEGMTLQMLEIFKLGRNENTNWAK from the coding sequence GTGATAGCAGCGAGTCTATTGGCGAGTGCTTGTTCTTCAGCCAAGAAGGAATCGGTAGCCCAAACTCAAACTGCTGCCGAGCCACCGTTTGAGCGCGTGGTAGTGGATAAAGATCCGCCGGTGGCACCCTTGTCGCCGGAAGAAAGCATGAAAAAAGTGCAGTTACCGCCGGGGTATAGCCTAGATTTAGTCGCTAGTGAACCCATGGTGCAGGAACCGGTAGCTATGGCTTGGGACGGTAACGGCCGTTTGTACGTGGCTGAAATGAATACGTACATGAAGGATGCCGTAGGCACCGGCGAGTACGAACGAACCAGCCGCATTAAGCGCCTGGAAGATACCAACGGCGACGGCAAAATGGATAAATACACCATTTTTATCGATAGCTTACTTTTACCCCGGGTGGTGCTACCAGTGGGTGACCAATTATTGGTGCAGGAAACCAATGTGCAGCATATCTGGAGTTACCGCGATACGAATAACGATGGCAAAGCCGACGAGAAGAAGATTGTGTTCCGGAATGATGTGCAGGATGTACGGAACCTGGAGCACCAAAACGGTGGCTTACTCTGGAACCTCGACAACTGGATCTATCCAACGCGCGATAATCTGCGCTACAAATACCAGAACGGTAAGTTAATCGCTGATACCTTGGTCGATAATATGATTGGCCAGTGGGGACTAACCGCTGATAATTACGGCCGGTTATTTTATTCGGAAGCGGGTCCGGGTTTGCCCGCGGTGCAAATTCAGCAGATGCCGGCTTATGGCGCTTTAAATTTTAAAGATCAGTACACGCCCGAGTTTGCGATTCCGTGGCCGATTATTGGTACCGTGGATGCCCAAGGCGGAAAAGAAGCTTTGCGCTCCGAAGATAATACGCTCAACCATTTTACATCCGGCTGCGGCCAATCGATTTTTCGCGGCGACCGCTTACCCGCCGATATGCAGGGGGATTATTTTATTCCGGAACCCGTAGGCCGGGTAATCAAACGCGGTAAAGTCACGAATAAAGAAGGCAAGATTTACATTAAAGATGCTTACGAGAAAAAGGATTGGCTGGCTTCCGCCGATATGAACTTCCGGCCCATTAATACCAATACGGGCCCGGACGGTTGTTTTTACCTTGTAGATATGTACCACGGTATTATTCAGGAAAGCGAATGGTCGGGGCCGGGTTCCTACCTAGGAGGGGTTATAGCCGAAAAAGGCTTAGACAAAAACCGGGGTATGGGCCGCATTTACCGGGTTGTACACAAAGATTTTAAACCCGATAACCGCCGTCCCAACATGTTGAACGAACCCAGCAGCCAGTTAGTAAAATATTTAAATCACCCGAACGGCTGGTGGCGCGACAATGCCCAGATTTTGCTGATTGTGCGTAACGATCAATCGGTAATTCCGGCTTTAAAGAAAATGACTTCTGCCCAAGAGCAACCCAATCACTTGGCCCGTATTCACGCATTGTGGACTTTAGAAGGTTTAAATGCGATAGATAAAGTCACGTTATTTCAAGCTTTAGCCGACGAAGAACCACAAGTAAGAAAAACGGCCGTTTGGATTAGCGAAAATTTTCTGGCGAAAAACGATCCGGAAGTTATCCAAAAGTTAAGCACCTTAAAAAATGACCCAAGCGCCGATGTTCGGATTCAACTGGCTTTATCGTTACGGACGAATAAAAGTGAAGCAGCCCAAGCCACCGTAAAAGACTTAATTGCGGCCAATCCTAATAACGAGCTGCTGCAATATTCCAACACTACTTTCGTGGAAACGCAAAAAGCATTAGCCGCCGAAAAAGCTCGGTCTAAGAATTTAAGTCCGGCAGATCGCCAACTGGTCTCTAAAGGAGCGGTAATTTTTAAACAACTTTGCGCGAGTTGTCACGGTCCGGATGGAAAGGGGCGGTCATTGGGTGGTGGCGAAATGCCGGCTCCGCCATTAGCCGGTTCGCCGCGGGTAAAAGGAGACAAGGTTCTATTAACCCAATTACTTTTAAACGGATTAAGGGGACCAGTTGACGGTAAAACGTATCCGGATATCATGCCGGCCATGGGCCACAACGACGATGAATGGATTGCTTCGGTGCTAAGTTACGTGCGCAACAGCGGCGAAATCGGGAATAATGCCTCGGTGGTAACCGCGGAAGAAGTGAAGAATGTCCGGGCCAATACCCCAAAAATCCCCGAAGGCATGACCCTGCAAATGCTCGAGATTTTTAAATTAGGCCGCAACGAAAACACCAACTGGGCAAAATAA